The following proteins are encoded in a genomic region of Helicobacter sp. MIT 21-1697:
- a CDS encoding phospholipase A, which translates to MNKWCMLYLSVGLSGVFGDSLPNLMPEENQNNKKHYLLLYPHKAVYILPFYHSLSEPTPSESGLPNKDTETKFQFSFKLAVFNELFSPYGYFYFGYTQTAWFQNYNQADSRPFRDIDYQPELFYSYEAPISFLGGSFKDISFGYNHISNGERALRSRTQNRLLLNMRWEYDIAPQSVFGMRLGAWVYIGKHLDGFMADNPDLTLYRGYNDIGLYYKSNRNLLELYMRPPIARRYYPYFELGYTLRVSNNVGLYVQYINGYGDNMFEYKMRSERIGVGFRLWDK; encoded by the coding sequence ATGAATAAATGGTGTATGTTGTATTTGTCTGTGGGGCTAAGTGGCGTATTTGGAGATTCATTACCCAATCTTATGCCCGAAGAAAACCAAAATAATAAAAAACATTATCTTTTGCTCTATCCACATAAGGCGGTATATATTTTGCCTTTTTATCATAGTTTGAGCGAACCTACTCCTAGTGAATCTGGTTTGCCAAATAAAGATACAGAAACTAAATTTCAATTTAGCTTTAAGCTTGCTGTGTTTAATGAGCTTTTCTCACCTTATGGATATTTTTATTTTGGTTATACGCAAACAGCGTGGTTTCAAAATTATAATCAAGCAGATTCTCGTCCCTTTAGAGATATAGATTATCAACCTGAATTATTTTATAGTTATGAAGCCCCTATAAGCTTTTTAGGTGGTTCTTTTAAGGATATTTCTTTTGGATATAATCATATCTCAAATGGTGAGAGGGCATTGCGCTCACGCACACAAAATCGTCTTTTGCTCAATATGCGATGGGAATATGACATAGCACCACAAAGTGTATTTGGTATGAGGCTTGGTGCGTGGGTGTATATAGGCAAACATTTAGATGGTTTTATGGCAGATAATCCTGATTTAACTCTTTATCGTGGGTATAATGATATAGGATTGTATTACAAGAGTAATCGTAATTTGCTTGAATTGTATATGCGTCCGCCTATTGCGCGGAGATATTATCCGTATTTTGAGCTAGGTTATACATTGCGCGTAAGCAATAATGTAGGGCTTTATGTCCAATATATAAATGGATATGGGGATAATATGTTTGAATACAAAATGCGCAGCGAACGCATAGGTGTAGGATTCCGATTATGGGACAAATGA
- a CDS encoding outer membrane beta-barrel protein — MKGWLRLCAFMCCMSLGVFADEQEREVGEEVSGTEYQKAKEIIAKHHKVVNAKSADEKTGILIGMSIGGGLPYSGKETAGDSISSAVVSAGIMGGYQKFFSPHSGIRAYVSLHSGKGFASSKGTNDTPVKQSFTMLSLNIDGMVGMSIGEDKTKSLGLIGGLGYAALSYDDNFSGLDGSKSGAVVNVGVFFSAGKHRFEALAKILPLDYVNMQNDAGKTSLTNVLGTLGYSYVF, encoded by the coding sequence ATGAAAGGTTGGTTACGATTGTGTGCTTTTATGTGCTGTATGAGTTTAGGAGTTTTTGCCGATGAGCAGGAGCGTGAAGTAGGAGAAGAGGTAAGCGGGACAGAATACCAAAAAGCAAAGGAAATAATTGCAAAACATCACAAAGTGGTGAATGCAAAGAGTGCAGATGAAAAAACAGGAATCCTTATAGGTATGAGTATCGGGGGAGGTTTGCCTTATAGTGGAAAAGAAACAGCGGGTGATAGTATCAGTTCAGCAGTTGTATCAGCAGGCATTATGGGAGGTTATCAGAAATTCTTTAGCCCACATTCAGGCATTCGCGCTTATGTGAGTTTGCATTCAGGCAAAGGATTTGCTTCATCAAAAGGAACTAATGATACTCCAGTAAAGCAAAGTTTTACAATGTTATCTCTTAATATTGATGGAATGGTGGGTATGAGCATTGGAGAAGATAAGACAAAAAGTCTTGGACTTATTGGAGGGCTTGGATATGCAGCACTTTCTTATGATGATAATTTCTCTGGGCTTGATGGTTCTAAGTCTGGCGCAGTGGTTAATGTAGGAGTATTTTTCAGTGCAGGCAAACATCGCTTTGAGGCACTTGCAAAAATTTTGCCACTAGATTATGTCAATATGCAAAATGATGCAGGCAAAACATCTCTTACAAATGTTTTAGGAACGCTCGGCTATTCTTATGTCTTTTAA
- a CDS encoding NfeD family protein, which yields MSALLLLGMGIAVIIAEIFFGSFFLLFVGIGLLITAGIESIVGFQTFGNPFVWQSLSICAFSLISLMALRKPIKSWFNHSQVYTDDFQSGGVGEIRQGMVYFKGTLWAYEVLDSHKNATSCKDMQSSADCVALQEGGKVKVLEIRDNKVIIQP from the coding sequence ATGTCGGCTCTCTTGTTGCTAGGTATGGGTATTGCTGTGATAATAGCTGAAATATTTTTTGGGTCGTTTTTTCTTTTATTTGTGGGTATAGGGCTACTTATCACTGCTGGCATTGAATCTATTGTTGGTTTTCAAACATTTGGTAATCCTTTTGTGTGGCAATCTTTGAGCATTTGTGCGTTTTCGCTTATTTCACTTATGGCATTAAGGAAACCTATAAAATCGTGGTTTAATCACTCGCAAGTCTATACAGATGATTTTCAAAGCGGTGGCGTAGGTGAAATACGACAGGGAATGGTATATTTCAAGGGCACTTTGTGGGCGTATGAAGTGCTAGATTCTCATAAAAATGCAACATCTTGCAAAGATATGCAATCTAGTGCGGATTGTGTAGCCTTGCAAGAGGGAGGCAAGGTTAAGGTGCTAGAGATTAGGGATAATAAGGTGATTATTCAACCGTAA
- the glmS gene encoding glutamine--fructose-6-phosphate transaminase (isomerizing): MCGIVGYIGRDEKKQILLNGLKELEYRGYDSAGIAVLSQNELQTFRSVGKLSNLESKCKDFSSLDFGVSIGHTRWATHGKPTEANAHPHIAAFSNVVHNGIIENYQEIKSALEQKGHTFLSQTDTEVIVHLFEEYTKTFADALQAFEATIAQLKGAFAILLITKKAPDCIFYAKNGSPLIIGRSATKEDEIYFASSDAPLIGLAESVVYLQDGDMGVMKLGAFNTLKNAKKLETTKGYAQKEGYRYFMEKEIYEQHKVLLETMMGRVSEGDIILNEIQPHFFDDIQSINICACGTSYHAGLSAKYLFERLAKIKTNVLIASEFRYAQPVMNTNELFIVISQSGETADTLEALKLAKKNGLKSLCICNVDNSSIVRESDVSLLTRAGIEKGVASTKAFATQMMLLWILSVYIGKIRGHITQKELETHIAQMVTSAKKTYVQSDMHEHIKRLSKRYLHGHGFFFIGRDVFYPLALEGALKLKEISYLHAEGYPSGEMKHGPIALADSELFTLALMPTHLLFDKIKSNVEELSARDATICAVSAHSIKGIDDMILISPCQSYMEEFFAMMVVLQLFALEVAIRLGNDVDMPRNLAKSVTVE; the protein is encoded by the coding sequence ATGTGCGGTATTGTAGGCTATATTGGGCGAGATGAAAAAAAACAGATTCTTTTAAATGGCTTAAAGGAGCTAGAATATCGTGGTTATGATAGTGCAGGAATTGCGGTGTTAAGTCAAAATGAATTGCAAACTTTTCGCTCTGTGGGTAAATTAAGCAATTTAGAATCTAAATGCAAAGATTTTAGTTCCCTAGATTTTGGCGTGAGTATCGGACATACGCGTTGGGCTACACACGGCAAACCTACTGAAGCAAACGCTCACCCTCATATCGCCGCTTTTAGCAATGTCGTGCATAATGGCATTATTGAAAACTATCAAGAAATTAAAAGTGCTTTGGAGCAAAAAGGGCATACTTTCCTCTCGCAAACGGATACTGAAGTGATTGTGCATTTATTTGAGGAATATACAAAAACTTTTGCAGATGCTCTTCAAGCCTTTGAAGCAACTATTGCACAGCTTAAGGGTGCTTTTGCTATTTTACTCATTACCAAAAAAGCACCTGATTGTATCTTTTATGCCAAAAATGGCTCACCGCTTATTATTGGCAGGAGTGCAACAAAAGAAGATGAAATTTATTTCGCAAGCTCTGATGCGCCACTTATCGGGCTTGCAGAAAGTGTAGTATATCTGCAAGATGGCGATATGGGCGTGATGAAACTTGGCGCATTTAACACACTTAAAAATGCAAAAAAACTAGAAACCACTAAAGGCTATGCGCAAAAAGAAGGGTATCGCTACTTTATGGAAAAAGAAATCTATGAGCAACACAAAGTTCTCCTTGAAACGATGATGGGACGTGTGAGCGAGGGAGATATTATCCTCAATGAAATACAACCTCACTTTTTTGATGATATACAAAGTATTAATATTTGTGCGTGTGGGACAAGCTATCACGCGGGATTAAGCGCAAAATACCTCTTTGAACGACTTGCAAAAATAAAAACAAATGTGCTTATTGCAAGTGAATTTCGCTATGCCCAACCTGTGATGAATACAAATGAACTTTTTATCGTCATCTCCCAAAGTGGCGAAACTGCTGATACGCTTGAAGCCCTCAAACTCGCAAAAAAAAATGGCTTAAAAAGCCTGTGTATTTGCAATGTGGATAATAGCTCTATTGTGAGAGAATCTGATGTTTCTTTGCTCACGCGCGCAGGGATTGAAAAAGGTGTAGCAAGCACAAAGGCATTTGCTACACAAATGATGTTGCTGTGGATTCTAAGCGTGTATATAGGCAAAATACGCGGACATATCACACAAAAAGAGCTTGAAACACATATCGCACAAATGGTAACTTCAGCAAAAAAAACCTATGTGCAATCTGATATGCACGAGCACATTAAACGTCTCTCAAAGCGATATTTGCACGGACACGGATTTTTCTTTATTGGACGAGATGTATTTTATCCTCTCGCACTTGAGGGCGCACTTAAGCTCAAAGAGATTAGCTATCTTCACGCAGAGGGTTATCCAAGTGGAGAAATGAAGCACGGACCTATTGCATTAGCAGATTCTGAACTTTTTACCCTTGCTCTTATGCCTACACATTTGCTTTTTGATAAGATTAAAAGCAATGTAGAGGAGTTAAGTGCGCGTGATGCAACTATTTGTGCAGTAAGTGCGCATTCTATTAAGGGCATTGATGATATGATTCTCATCTCACCTTGTCAAAGCTATATGGAAGAGTTTTTTGCAATGATGGTAGTGCTTCAGCTTTTCGCACTTGAAGTGGCAATCCGATTGGGCAACGATGTAGATATGCCACGTAACCTTGCAAAAAGCGTTACGGTTGAATAA